In Pseudomonas fluorescens, a genomic segment contains:
- the zapE gene encoding cell division protein ZapE → MTFDSPLAAYQHAIAQQGFVADDAQRQAVDALQACHEALHRGHPPITGVYLWGPVGRGKTWLMDQFYHSLRVPARRQHFHHFMGWVHQRLFQLSGIPDPLQALARELGREVRVLCFDELFVSDIGDAIILGRLFQVMFEEGVVMVCTSNQPPDQLYADGFNRERFLPGIEAIKQHMRVVAVDGGEDHRLHPGVGVQRYWVNQPEALATLFKQLSQGQRVSSGAVSVGHRSIVAVQASDTVLWCRYADLCEQPLAAMDFMLLCDRFKAILLGEVPNLSAQRRPGRIARGTEDAAQRVVAGDRELPELSVHDDSVRRFIALVDECYDRKVPLFIEAKVPLASLYTEGYLEFPFRRTLSRLQEMQLQRFGV, encoded by the coding sequence ATGACTTTCGACTCGCCTCTCGCCGCTTATCAACATGCCATCGCCCAGCAGGGCTTCGTTGCCGATGACGCCCAGCGCCAGGCAGTGGATGCCCTGCAAGCCTGTCACGAAGCCCTGCACCGGGGCCACCCACCGATCACCGGGGTGTATCTATGGGGGCCGGTGGGCCGGGGCAAAACCTGGTTGATGGACCAGTTCTACCACAGCCTGCGTGTACCCGCGCGGCGCCAGCATTTCCATCACTTCATGGGCTGGGTGCATCAGCGCTTGTTCCAGCTCTCCGGCATTCCCGACCCGTTGCAGGCCCTGGCCCGTGAACTGGGCCGGGAGGTGCGGGTGCTGTGCTTCGACGAGTTATTCGTCAGCGACATTGGTGATGCGATCATCCTTGGCCGCCTGTTCCAGGTCATGTTCGAGGAGGGGGTGGTCATGGTCTGCACCTCAAACCAGCCGCCCGACCAACTGTATGCAGACGGTTTCAATCGTGAGCGTTTCCTGCCAGGTATCGAGGCCATCAAGCAGCATATGCGCGTGGTGGCGGTGGACGGTGGCGAGGATCATCGACTGCATCCGGGTGTGGGTGTGCAGCGTTATTGGGTCAACCAACCGGAGGCGTTGGCCACGCTGTTCAAACAACTGAGCCAGGGGCAACGGGTGAGCAGTGGGGCGGTCAGCGTTGGGCACCGCTCGATTGTGGCTGTGCAGGCCAGTGACACCGTGCTGTGGTGCCGCTATGCCGACCTGTGCGAACAACCCCTGGCCGCCATGGACTTCATGCTGCTGTGCGACCGTTTCAAAGCGATTTTGCTGGGGGAGGTGCCCAACCTCAGTGCGCAAAGGCGCCCTGGCCGGATTGCCCGTGGCACCGAGGACGCTGCCCAGCGCGTGGTGGCCGGGGATCGCGAATTGCCTGAGCTCTCGGTACACGATGACAGCGTGCGCAGATTTATCGCGCTGGTGGATGAATGCTACGACCGCAAGGTGCCGTTATTCATCGAAGCCAAGGTCCCGTTGGCAAGCCTCTACACCGAAGGCTACCTGGAGTTTCCGTTCCGTCGCACCCTGAGCCGATTGCAGGAAATGCAATTACAGCGTTTTGGCGTATGA
- the zwf gene encoding glucose-6-phosphate dehydrogenase → MTANGKKTKAEPAPPTTLFLFGAHGDLVKRLLMPALYNLSRDGLLGDGLRIVGVDHNAISDADFAKKLEDFIRTEAAGKVRGNADNALDPKLWAQLAKGISYVEGDFLDDSTYADIGKKIADSGTGNAVFYLATAPRFFSEVVQRLGSAGLLTETDDSFRRVVIEKPFGSDLATAEALNASLLKVMSEKQIYRIDHYLGKETVQNILISRFSNVLFEAFWNNHYIDHVQITAAETVGVETRGNFFEKTGTLRDMVPNHLFQLLAMVAMEPPAAFGADAVRGEKAKVIGAVRPWSLEDARANSVRGQYTAGEIGGKALPGYREEANVAPDSSTETFVALKVMIDNWRWVGVPFYLRTGKRMSIRDTEIVICFKPAPYAQFRDTEVDELKPTYLKIQIQPNEGMWFDLLAKRPGPTLDMANIELGFAYEDFFEMQPSTGYETLIYDCMTGDQTLFQRADNIENGWRAVQPFLDAWKEDDGIQAYKAGEDGPAAADALLARDGRAWHSLG, encoded by the coding sequence ATGACCGCCAACGGCAAAAAAACCAAGGCCGAACCCGCTCCTCCCACCACCCTGTTTCTGTTTGGCGCCCACGGCGACCTGGTCAAGCGCCTGCTCATGCCGGCGCTGTACAACCTCAGCCGTGACGGCCTGCTGGGCGATGGCCTGCGCATTGTCGGCGTTGATCACAACGCCATCAGCGATGCCGACTTCGCCAAGAAACTCGAGGACTTCATTCGCACCGAAGCTGCCGGGAAGGTCAGGGGTAACGCCGACAATGCCCTGGACCCAAAACTGTGGGCGCAACTGGCCAAGGGCATCAGCTACGTCGAGGGCGACTTCCTCGACGACAGCACCTACGCCGACATCGGCAAGAAGATCGCCGACAGTGGCACCGGCAACGCGGTGTTCTACCTGGCCACCGCGCCGCGCTTCTTCAGTGAAGTGGTGCAGCGCCTGGGCAGTGCCGGCTTGTTGACGGAAACCGATGACAGCTTCCGCCGCGTGGTGATCGAAAAGCCCTTTGGCTCTGACCTGGCCACTGCCGAAGCGCTGAATGCCAGCCTGCTCAAAGTGATGAGCGAGAAGCAGATCTATCGCATCGACCATTACCTGGGCAAGGAGACGGTGCAGAACATCTTGATCAGTCGTTTCTCCAACGTGCTGTTCGAAGCGTTCTGGAACAACCATTACATCGACCACGTGCAGATCACCGCGGCGGAAACGGTGGGCGTGGAAACCCGGGGTAATTTCTTCGAAAAAACCGGCACCTTGCGCGATATGGTGCCCAACCATCTGTTCCAGTTGCTGGCGATGGTGGCCATGGAGCCACCGGCGGCGTTTGGCGCCGATGCAGTACGGGGCGAGAAGGCCAAGGTGATCGGGGCTGTACGCCCCTGGTCCCTGGAAGATGCGCGGGCCAATTCGGTGCGCGGGCAATACACCGCCGGTGAGATCGGTGGCAAGGCGCTGCCCGGCTACCGCGAGGAAGCCAACGTGGCGCCCGACAGCAGCACCGAGACGTTTGTCGCCCTCAAGGTGATGATCGACAACTGGCGTTGGGTCGGCGTGCCGTTCTACCTGCGTACCGGCAAGCGCATGAGCATTCGCGACACCGAGATCGTGATCTGCTTCAAGCCGGCGCCGTATGCACAGTTTCGCGATACCGAGGTCGATGAGCTCAAGCCCACCTACCTGAAGATCCAGATCCAGCCCAATGAAGGCATGTGGTTCGACCTGCTGGCTAAAAGGCCCGGGCCGACATTGGACATGGCCAATATCGAGTTGGGTTTTGCCTACGAGGACTTCTTCGAGATGCAACCGTCGACCGGTTACGAAACCTTGATCTACGACTGCATGACCGGAGACCAGACCTTGTTCCAGCGCGCCGACAACATCGAAAACGGCTGGCGTGCGGTGCAGCCGTTTCTCGATGCGTGGAAAGAGGACGACGGGATCCAGGCCTACAAGGCCGGTGAAGATGGTCCGGCGGCGGCCGATGCGTTGCTGGCCCGCGATGGCCGTGCCTGGCATTCGCTCGGATGA
- the gnd gene encoding phosphogluconate dehydrogenase (NAD(+)-dependent, decarboxylating), protein MQLGIIGLGRMGGNIARRLMLNGHTTVVYDRNEAFVKGLSEEGATGVADLKALVAGLQKPRAVWVMLPAGDPTENTINELSELLEDGDVIIDGGNTNYKDDVRRAKTLSEKGLHYVDVGTSGGVWGLERGYCMMIGGDTETVQRLDPIFASLAPGLGNIPRTKDRSAAADPRAEHGYIHAGPAGSGHFVKMIHNGIEYGMMQAFAEGFDILKTKNSENLPQDQRFDLNVADIAEVWRRGSVVSSWLLDLTADALATDPKLDGYSGSVADSGEGRWTIEAAMEQAVPVPVLSTSLFARFRSRQQSTYGDKMLSAMRFGFGGHVETSKK, encoded by the coding sequence ATGCAACTGGGGATTATCGGACTAGGCCGCATGGGCGGGAATATTGCACGGCGCCTGATGCTCAATGGGCATACCACCGTTGTTTACGACCGTAACGAAGCATTTGTCAAAGGCTTGAGCGAGGAGGGCGCCACCGGCGTCGCCGACTTGAAAGCCCTGGTTGCCGGGCTGCAAAAGCCTCGCGCCGTTTGGGTCATGTTGCCGGCAGGCGACCCCACTGAAAACACCATCAATGAGTTGAGCGAACTGCTGGAAGACGGTGATGTGATCATCGACGGCGGCAACACCAACTATAAGGACGATGTTCGTCGCGCCAAGACGTTGTCGGAAAAAGGCCTGCACTATGTCGACGTCGGCACGTCCGGCGGCGTCTGGGGGCTGGAGCGCGGTTACTGCATGATGATCGGTGGCGACACCGAGACCGTTCAGCGACTCGACCCGATCTTCGCCAGCCTGGCGCCGGGCCTGGGCAATATCCCGCGCACCAAGGACCGCTCCGCTGCCGCTGACCCCCGCGCCGAGCATGGCTATATCCATGCGGGCCCTGCGGGTTCCGGGCACTTCGTCAAGATGATCCACAACGGCATCGAGTACGGGATGATGCAGGCGTTTGCCGAAGGGTTTGACATTCTCAAGACCAAGAACTCGGAAAACCTGCCGCAAGACCAGCGCTTTGACCTGAACGTTGCCGATATCGCCGAAGTCTGGCGCCGTGGCAGCGTGGTGTCGTCCTGGTTGCTGGACCTGACCGCCGATGCCCTGGCCACCGACCCGAAACTCGACGGCTACTCCGGCTCCGTTGCCGACAGTGGCGAAGGCCGCTGGACCATCGAGGCCGCCATGGAGCAAGCCGTGCCGGTGCCGGTGCTGTCCACGTCGCTGTTCGCGCGTTTCCGTTCCCGCCAGCAGAGCACCTACGGTGACAAGATGCTGTCTGCCATGCGCTTCGGCTTTGGTGGTCATGTGGAGACTTCCAAAAAATGA
- a CDS encoding GNAT family N-acetyltransferase: MDTPDILVLQASYTNPVHADAIGRVLNHYAEDPMGGGHSLPSDLLRQLPAELAKRPHAFSVLAFVGGEPAGLVNCFEGFSTFACRPLVNVHDVVVMNPFRGLGLSQKMLHKVEEIARQRGCCKITLEVLEGNAVAQSAYRKFGFDDSVFDPAHGRMLFWNKPL; this comes from the coding sequence ATGGACACCCCTGACATTCTGGTGCTGCAAGCCAGCTACACCAATCCCGTGCATGCCGATGCCATTGGTCGTGTGCTCAACCACTATGCAGAAGACCCTATGGGGGGCGGGCACAGCCTGCCGTCGGACTTGCTGCGCCAACTCCCGGCGGAACTGGCGAAACGCCCCCATGCTTTTAGCGTGTTGGCGTTTGTCGGTGGCGAACCGGCCGGGTTGGTGAACTGTTTTGAAGGGTTTTCCACGTTCGCCTGCCGTCCATTGGTCAATGTTCACGACGTGGTGGTGATGAATCCATTTCGTGGCCTGGGGCTGAGCCAGAAGATGCTGCACAAGGTCGAGGAAATCGCTCGCCAGCGCGGCTGCTGCAAGATCACCCTGGAAGTGCTGGAGGGCAATGCCGTGGCCCAGTCGGCCTACCGCAAGTTCGGTTTTGACGACTCGGTGTTCGATCCGGCCCATGGGCGCATGTTGTTCTGGAACAAGCCGCTGTAA
- a CDS encoding nuclear transport factor 2 family protein, translating into MSGHHSLLAPAIVAYLAATNSGDTSTVADCFADDAHVFDEGEHQVGPAAIARWMEDTGRRYEPRVEVLNVQHRTGKVLVSNSVSGNFPGSPLALRYTFRLNEQGKISRLDISV; encoded by the coding sequence ATGTCCGGTCACCATTCACTGCTGGCCCCGGCCATCGTTGCCTATCTCGCCGCGACCAACAGCGGTGACACCTCGACCGTCGCCGATTGTTTTGCCGACGATGCCCACGTGTTCGATGAGGGCGAGCATCAGGTCGGTCCTGCTGCCATCGCCCGCTGGATGGAAGACACCGGGCGGCGCTACGAGCCGCGGGTCGAGGTGCTCAACGTACAGCACCGCACCGGCAAGGTGCTGGTCAGCAACAGTGTCTCGGGCAATTTCCCTGGCAGCCCGCTGGCGTTGCGCTACACCTTTCGCCTGAACGAGCAGGGCAAGATTTCACGGCTGGATATCTCTGTGTAA
- a CDS encoding Cof-type HAD-IIB family hydrolase → MSDAAIHPVRFVLSDMDGTLLRPDHTPTQRTLDTVRALRAAGVLFSLASGRPSKAMLQMIEAFGIDVPVAGFNGGTLVNPDGTVLVAHYLPAEAALVTLALFSGVPDVEVWVFADGEWLRRDPSGPMVAVEAAGLGYGPRVVESFEPYLDRVDKIVAASRNAPLLVELEAQLQPKVQGLAQVSRSQPIYLDVTAMKANKGEALKTLAAHLGVPLEQTAVIGDGGNDPAMFQVAGLSIAMGQAEESVKRQANVVTGSNLEDGAAEAIERFILAAQSGRKVKPAVL, encoded by the coding sequence ATGAGTGACGCAGCGATCCATCCCGTCCGGTTTGTATTGAGTGATATGGACGGCACCTTGCTGCGTCCTGATCACACCCCGACCCAGCGCACCCTCGACACGGTGCGTGCCTTGCGCGCTGCCGGGGTACTGTTCAGCCTGGCCAGCGGACGCCCGTCCAAGGCGATGTTGCAGATGATCGAAGCGTTCGGCATCGACGTGCCCGTGGCCGGCTTCAATGGCGGCACGTTGGTCAACCCTGATGGCACTGTGCTGGTGGCGCATTATTTACCCGCGGAGGCGGCGCTGGTGACGTTGGCGCTGTTTTCCGGGGTGCCGGACGTGGAAGTCTGGGTGTTTGCCGACGGTGAATGGCTGCGGCGCGATCCGTCCGGCCCCATGGTAGCGGTGGAAGCTGCTGGTTTGGGGTATGGGCCGCGAGTGGTCGAGAGTTTTGAGCCGTACCTGGATCGGGTCGACAAGATCGTCGCCGCCAGCCGCAACGCGCCATTGCTGGTGGAACTTGAAGCGCAATTGCAGCCCAAGGTGCAGGGGCTGGCCCAGGTATCGCGTTCGCAACCGATCTACCTGGATGTGACGGCGATGAAGGCCAACAAGGGTGAAGCCTTGAAGACCCTGGCGGCGCACCTCGGGGTGCCGCTGGAGCAGACGGCGGTCATCGGCGACGGCGGCAACGACCCGGCGATGTTTCAGGTGGCGGGGTTGTCGATTGCCATGGGGCAGGCTGAAGAAAGCGTCAAGCGCCAGGCCAATGTTGTCACCGGCAGTAATCTCGAAGACGGTGCAGCCGAAGCGATCGAACGGTTTATTCTTGCGGCGCAGTCAGGGCGAAAAGTTAAACCGGCTGTACTCTAA
- a CDS encoding phosphoethanolamine transferase CptA has translation MAMFKRSTKSAKGFDWAGLGWLFLFFWYFSGITQLLIQLTGTSGFSGFRQAFFMSALWLAPMLLFPRRTRLLAALIGVVLWACSMASLGYFFIYQQEFSQSVIFIMFESNISEAGEYATQYFAWWIVLAFIAHTALAVFLWTRLRPVYLPRGQSILAATAIVLAVVGYPLVKQIATSDNMEQAIDRFETRVEPAVPWQMIVAYRRYTEQLDNMQGMLTSASQIPPLKNLKDSMANQPSTLVLVIGESTNRQRMSLYGYPRNTTPELDKLRDQLAVFDNVITPRPYTIEALQQVLTFADEENPDLYLKTPSIVSMMKQAGYKTYWITNQQTMTKRNTMLTTFSEQADEQVYLNNNRNQNARQYDGDVLEPFAKAMADPAERKFIVVHLLGTHMSYQYRYPPTFDKFTDRQGVPAGISDAQLPTYNSYDNAVLYNDFVVSSLIKSYAKTDPNGFLLYLSDHGEDVFDSAGHSTLGRNEGKPTAPMYTIPFMAYASPKWRETHNWSFAGDLQRPYSSSQLIHTWADLAGLSFDELDRSKSLVSDSFKPRPLLIGNPYERQQKALIDFSLIKPKKADGAEVVAK, from the coding sequence ATGGCGATGTTCAAACGCAGCACCAAGTCTGCGAAAGGCTTTGATTGGGCCGGCCTTGGCTGGTTATTTCTGTTTTTCTGGTACTTCTCGGGTATTACCCAACTCCTCATACAACTGACCGGCACCTCCGGTTTCAGCGGCTTTCGCCAAGCCTTCTTCATGAGCGCACTGTGGCTCGCGCCGATGTTGTTATTCCCGCGCCGCACCCGCCTGCTCGCCGCGTTGATCGGTGTGGTGCTGTGGGCCTGTTCCATGGCCAGCCTGGGTTATTTCTTCATCTACCAGCAGGAATTCTCCCAAAGCGTCATCTTCATCATGTTCGAGTCGAACATCTCTGAAGCCGGTGAATACGCGACCCAATATTTTGCCTGGTGGATCGTGCTGGCGTTCATCGCCCATACCGCCCTGGCCGTGTTCCTGTGGACGCGCCTGCGCCCGGTGTACCTGCCCCGTGGCCAATCGATACTGGCGGCGACGGCAATTGTGCTGGCCGTCGTGGGCTACCCGCTGGTCAAGCAGATCGCCACGAGCGACAACATGGAACAGGCCATCGACCGCTTTGAAACCCGCGTCGAACCGGCCGTGCCATGGCAGATGATCGTGGCCTATCGTCGCTACACCGAGCAGCTCGACAACATGCAGGGCATGCTCACCAGCGCCAGCCAGATTCCGCCCTTGAAGAACCTCAAGGACAGCATGGCCAACCAACCGTCGACCCTGGTATTGGTGATCGGCGAGTCCACCAACCGCCAGCGCATGAGCCTCTATGGCTACCCGCGCAACACCACGCCCGAGCTGGACAAGCTGCGCGACCAACTGGCGGTATTCGACAACGTCATCACCCCGCGCCCCTACACCATCGAAGCGCTGCAACAGGTGCTGACCTTCGCCGACGAAGAAAACCCGGACCTGTACCTCAAGACGCCGTCGATCGTCAGCATGATGAAACAGGCGGGCTACAAGACCTACTGGATCACCAACCAGCAGACCATGACCAAGCGCAACACCATGCTCACGACCTTTTCCGAACAGGCCGACGAGCAGGTGTACCTCAACAACAACCGCAACCAGAACGCCCGCCAGTATGACGGCGACGTACTGGAGCCATTCGCCAAGGCCATGGCCGACCCGGCCGAGCGCAAGTTCATCGTGGTGCACCTGCTGGGCACGCACATGAGCTATCAGTACCGTTATCCGCCGACCTTCGACAAATTCACCGATCGCCAGGGGGTTCCGGCAGGCATCAGCGACGCCCAGCTGCCCACCTACAACAGCTATGACAACGCCGTGCTGTACAACGACTTCGTAGTCTCCAGCCTGATCAAGAGCTACGCCAAGACCGACCCCAACGGCTTCTTGCTGTACCTGTCCGACCACGGTGAAGACGTCTTCGACTCCGCCGGCCACAGCACCCTGGGGCGCAACGAAGGCAAACCCACCGCACCGATGTACACCATCCCGTTCATGGCCTACGCCTCTCCCAAGTGGCGCGAAACCCACAACTGGAGTTTTGCCGGCGACCTGCAGCGCCCCTATAGCAGCTCGCAGTTGATTCATACCTGGGCAGACCTGGCCGGGCTGAGTTTCGATGAGCTGGACCGCAGCAAAAGCCTGGTCAGCGACAGTTTCAAGCCGCGCCCGCTGCTGATCGGCAACCCTTACGAGCGCCAGCAGAAAGCCTTGATCGACTTCAGCCTGATCAAGCCAAAGAAAGCTGACGGGGCAGAAGTTGTAGCGAAGTGA
- a CDS encoding DUF6026 family protein has product MSTAQMNRPAQTLYVTIRRDELRQLKDERDQLLMQVAQLQMQLQGPSAVALAAPAHG; this is encoded by the coding sequence ATGAGCACAGCACAGATGAACCGCCCGGCACAGACCCTCTACGTCACCATCCGCCGCGATGAGTTGCGCCAACTGAAGGACGAACGCGATCAACTGCTGATGCAAGTCGCGCAGTTGCAGATGCAATTGCAAGGCCCCAGCGCCGTCGCACTGGCAGCCCCCGCCCACGGCTGA
- a CDS encoding TonB-dependent siderophore receptor — MFAPLTRSMTFTLGLFSIGLSPDLLAENDPEQTPATALELGSTRVTAEGLGATTEHTGAYTTGSMSTATRLNLSIKETPQSISVITRQQMDDFNLNTLTDALRQTTGVTVQHLDSDRAGYSSRGYSINNFQVDGMLNTFGRMKSDADTIIYDRIEVVRGATGLTTGAGDPSATVNMIRKRPTAQWQARAGASGASHDNYYNYLDVGGPLGFDGRLRGRSVMAYRDSQSFRDNYALQREVGYGILEADLTDDTVVAVGFDYQNKHVQGTSWGTLPYWNSDGGKARLSRSANMAADWSSWPLKDQTTFASIDHKLSADWRLKAAYTHRQSDTDGKVYYGGAGFPNADGSGMTAWTNQMVGTSKMDVVDFNLAGAYSLLGREHELMVGYGESQQRDTSPFQRNRSPADYVTIPDWQHMGGIAKFPDRTTGLKGSHSSKQQKAGYLATRLSLTDKLHAVLGSRYGSWEIESVAPEYDANNQLTRAPKTRQTHNDMLTPYAGLLYDITSQYTLYASYTDIFNPQDERDASRKYLEPVVGSNYEVGLKGSLLDERLNLAAAYFWSTQDNVAELDNSAEPDRETGEQFYTSGGKGNQVQGFEVEVSGEVMPDWNLTAGYTYTHSLNGDKQRSNTDQPMNLLKLSSTYRLPGEWRGLTVGGAVNWQSDFYAFADRPIGGRDADGYLITESTKITQQAYTVVNLMSRYQFDEHVSASVNVNNLFDEKYYERVGFYNGVYWGEPRSITLALDWRL; from the coding sequence ATGTTCGCGCCTCTCACCCGTTCCATGACCTTCACCCTCGGCCTGTTCAGTATCGGACTGAGCCCCGACCTGCTGGCTGAAAACGACCCCGAGCAAACACCCGCCACCGCGTTGGAGCTGGGCAGCACCCGCGTCACCGCCGAAGGCCTGGGGGCCACTACCGAGCACACCGGGGCCTACACCACCGGTTCGATGAGCACCGCCACGCGGCTGAACCTATCGATCAAGGAAACCCCTCAATCCATTTCGGTGATCACCCGCCAGCAAATGGATGACTTCAATCTCAATACCCTGACCGACGCCCTGCGCCAGACCACCGGGGTCACGGTGCAGCACCTGGATTCCGACCGTGCCGGTTATTCCTCCCGGGGCTATTCCATCAATAATTTCCAGGTGGATGGCATGCTCAACACGTTCGGGCGCATGAAGTCCGACGCCGACACCATCATTTACGACCGTATCGAAGTGGTACGCGGCGCCACCGGCTTGACCACCGGCGCGGGCGATCCCTCAGCCACCGTGAACATGATCCGCAAGCGCCCGACCGCGCAATGGCAGGCCAGGGCCGGTGCCAGCGGCGCCAGCCATGACAATTACTACAACTATCTGGACGTCGGCGGTCCGCTGGGCTTTGATGGGCGCCTGCGCGGGCGTAGCGTCATGGCCTACCGCGACAGCCAATCCTTTCGCGACAATTACGCGCTGCAACGGGAAGTGGGCTACGGGATCCTCGAGGCTGATTTGACGGACGATACCGTGGTGGCGGTCGGGTTCGATTATCAGAACAAGCATGTGCAAGGCACCTCCTGGGGCACCCTGCCTTACTGGAACAGCGACGGTGGTAAAGCTCGGCTGTCACGCTCGGCCAATATGGCCGCCGATTGGAGTTCCTGGCCACTGAAGGACCAGACCACCTTCGCATCCATCGATCACAAGCTGTCCGCCGACTGGCGCCTCAAGGCCGCCTACACCCACCGCCAGAGCGACACCGATGGCAAGGTGTATTACGGTGGCGCGGGATTCCCTAATGCCGATGGCAGCGGCATGACCGCCTGGACCAACCAGATGGTCGGCACCTCGAAAATGGACGTGGTGGATTTCAACCTGGCCGGCGCCTATTCGCTGCTGGGCCGCGAGCATGAATTGATGGTGGGATATGGCGAGTCGCAGCAGCGCGACACTTCGCCCTTCCAACGCAATCGCTCTCCCGCCGATTACGTCACCATCCCTGATTGGCAACACATGGGCGGTATCGCCAAATTTCCCGACCGCACCACCGGGCTCAAAGGCTCCCACTCCAGCAAACAGCAGAAAGCCGGCTACCTGGCCACTCGCCTGAGCCTGACCGACAAGTTGCACGCCGTGCTGGGCAGCCGCTATGGCAGTTGGGAAATCGAAAGCGTCGCGCCAGAATACGATGCCAACAACCAACTGACCCGAGCCCCCAAGACCCGTCAGACTCACAACGACATGCTGACCCCGTATGCGGGGCTGCTCTACGACATCACCTCGCAGTACACGCTTTACGCCAGCTACACCGATATCTTCAACCCACAGGATGAGCGCGACGCCAGCCGCAAGTACCTGGAGCCGGTGGTGGGCAGCAATTACGAGGTGGGCCTCAAGGGCAGCCTGCTGGACGAGCGCTTGAACCTGGCCGCCGCCTACTTCTGGAGTACCCAGGACAACGTGGCCGAGTTGGACAACAGCGCCGAGCCCGACCGGGAAACGGGCGAGCAGTTCTACACATCCGGCGGCAAGGGCAACCAGGTGCAAGGCTTTGAAGTTGAAGTGTCGGGCGAGGTCATGCCGGACTGGAACCTCACGGCGGGCTACACCTACACCCATTCGCTCAACGGCGACAAACAGCGCAGCAATACTGACCAGCCGATGAACCTGTTGAAGCTGTCCAGCACCTATCGCCTGCCGGGCGAATGGCGCGGATTGACGGTGGGCGGTGCGGTGAACTGGCAAAGCGACTTCTACGCATTTGCCGACCGTCCGATCGGCGGTCGCGACGCGGACGGCTACCTGATCACCGAATCAACGAAGATCACACAGCAGGCTTATACCGTGGTCAATCTGATGTCTCGTTATCAATTCGACGAACATGTTTCGGCGTCAGTTAACGTCAACAATTTATTTGATGAAAAATATTACGAGCGCGTCGGCTTTTATAATGGCGTGTATTGGGGCGAACCCCGCTCGATCACCTTGGCATTGGACTGGAGACTGTAA